GGGATCATGCTGGTTCTGAATGGTTCTTGTGGGTTTGAACTTGTTCTAACTTACCACAGGAAACCAGCTGAGGTGGCCTAAGCAGGAAATCTGGCCAGCTGAGATGGTTCCAGCAGAACTGTAGTCAATGTACAACTGGTTTAATTAAACTGCATAATATCCAGTTAAAAAGGTTCCAGCAGAACTGTACAGTTGGTACAAGCTGGATAACATCCAGTTGAAACAATTACAGCTGGATCCATCAAAGCTGATTTCAGGTGTATCCATCTGAGCTAGTCTTTGCTGGGATTTGTTCCATCAGCCAGCTTATGTGGAACATGAAACCACCAGAGTTTGCAAATAGTTAAACTGATGATACAGATAagtttcccagtctcgggttttcgtcatgaaaCTGATGATTTTCGACTAACAATACCGTACATATTTTCCAGCTTTTACTTCAGTGTGCCTCATCTTTTCAGGTGAGTCGATGAGGTCCCTACACTATCAGTACCGGATGGGTGTCAGTACGGTGCACAGCATTGTCTATGAGACATGTTCTGCATTGATCAAGATTTTGGGACAGAAGTAAGTATTTTTGCATCAATTATTTACCCTCAGAGTAGAAATCTCAAGTTTGTACAGGTGAACATTGCACAGTTGCCTCCAAATACTGCTCATGACATTCCAGGTATATAAAGCTGCCTTCCACGGCTGAGCAGTGGCTCGACGTCGCCAGCAAGTTCAACTCCACGTGCTACTACCCACATTGTCTCGGAGCAATCGATGGGAAACACATCACAATCTACTGCCCCAGAAACAGTGGATCCTATTACTATAATTACAAGAGACAATTCAGCATCATACTTTTGGCAGTTGTTGATGCAGACGGGAAGGTAAAAATGGGGATTACAGAGAGATTACTGAGTAAATTTGGGGGTGCTAGCTTCTGTTACCAATGAATGAATGTTCAATGCACTTTATATTTTCAGGCACTCTATGTCAATGCTGGGACAAATGGAAGGGTTCATGACTCCGCAGTATTCAAGCGAACACCCTTTCACCAAAAAATGGTGAACGGAGAGCTGATACTTCCACCTAATGAACCGCTTCCAGGTGAGGGGCAAACGGGAATGTAAAAACAATGCACGAGCCCTATTCCTTGCATGAAATCAATTTATAAATGATATATGTTCCAGGGAGGCAAATGCCATTGCCCTACGTATTCCTTGGGGATGGAGCATTTTCATTAACCTGCAATGTAATGCGGCCATACGGGGGCAACAGCATGACACACGGACAACTAGTGTACAACTATAGGTACATCTTAAGACACATATAAAGGGATACAATAGCGAAGTAATTGTCATTGTGGCATACTTTACACAGGCACTCTACAGCAAGAAGGATGGTAGAGTGCTACTTCGGCACGCTGTCCCAGAAATTCAGGATACTCCAGAAGCGCATACAAGCAACACCAGGGAATGCAACCAAGCTTGTGCTGGCCTCCTGTTCTGTGCACAATTTCCTGAAAGCACATGAAGTGATGCAGGACAGCAACACGCCAGTACTGCAGGACACTGCGTCAGGCCGAGGGTGTCTGGAGCCATTTCAGCACCGTGGCATGCATGCGTCGACGGAGGCCTGCCAGGTCAGGGATGAGCTGCAGGATTACTTCGTGCATGAAGGCAGCGTTCCCTGGCAGGACGACAATTTGTATAACTTCTGAGGGTAAGGCAGCACATCAATATCCTATATTACAGGCATCACACTTTATAGgtaatcaaaatattttttatttacttaGCATTTTAAAAACTTCTCAATAAACTGCTTAATAAAAATTTCTTTCAGTATGACTGAAAATCTTGTCTCAGCACTAagataagaaaaataaaatagacGAATACATGTAGAGAGGTGTCGAAAAACTTGACTAGAACCTCCAAACCTCTTTCTCAACACagagagaagaaaaattaaaaagatggcTACATATATTGAGCTGTCAAAAAACTTGACTAGAACACAAGGCACATGTAGCAAATACTGAAATCTATCTCTCAGAACTGAGAgaagaaaaatataaaagaCAAATATGGGTACAGGAACTCAGCACGGCATACTGCAGATATTTGTGTTGTAGAATGCTTCCACATGATTCACTGTACCCCATGTTTCCACAGTTGGTATGCACCGAAGAATAAATAACATTATGTAGCTTGGTGGATGACTTGCACATTATGTTTTAGCTGAAATATCAGTTCCATTACTTTAGCCTTGACCATGTCCTTTCTTAACTGATCCAGGTCCCTTATGCTGGCCGCCACAGCTTCGCCGAAGGCAGTGTCTGCGTCCCGAGGAGTGGCCTCACCcaccagtctgttcaaggcttcCTCAAATACCCTTTCACGAATattgccagatgtcttcttcttcttcttcttcttctttgctgATGGCAGGGCCTCCTCATCATCCTCCACATCCTCGCTTCCACTACCAAGTGTCAGaaagttgtcactttgtgacATCCCTGCACATTCCTGCAACAAATTTTTTTGTTTACTTTTCCCTGCTGAAAAGGTCCTCGTTTGAAttgtgtatatacagggtgggtgctatagAAGCTCACATTTTCGCGTGTCACGCTACATCTACTTGAGAGACAGGCTTCCGCTACCACACAGTAAATAATTTGTGCCAGAGAAATGTACAAAAGAATTTCAGTTGCTGTGCACTGCGTAAAAAAATATGACCACGCAAACTCTCGTCTTtgtgcatttcctatgcgctataccgatgaATGAAAACGGAAGTTTtcgtggtcgtatttattttgttacacagtgctttgtaaccacaatttttttcataGGTTTCTGTGGCATAAATTCTTTGCTCTGAGGCAACAGTATCGCGTCAcacacgaaaatgtgactgaccttttagaaCACCTACCCTGTAGTATGAAAATATATGAATTATTTAATAACAATCTCGTAACAATGTAATCTCGTTACAATGGGCATCAGAGCAGACTTGTGCATAACTTAATACTCTATTGAAAGCACTCTGTGTAGGACACTTTCCAAGGCTCAGTGTATGGTGCTTTACCGGTACTTTTTCACCTCATATACTTAAATACTTTAAGTGAACTTTAATGCTTTTGTATACTTTTATTCCTTGCATGAGTGTGGATATTAAATAGTCCAAGGCAGGGTTTTGAAGTTGCCACTCTACCATTGGGATGATTCTGGAATCCCTCCCCTTCTTCAGAACATGGGACAAAATTTGAATAAAATGGGACTGCGATAGTAGGTCTGTAACGGGATACTTTGCCACTTTTTTTGTCAGAATGGAACAGGTGAAGTTATGTGCATGCCCTTATGAAAGCTCTAGGATTTGATCAAAAATAGCCATGAAAAAAGG
This portion of the Ornithodoros turicata isolate Travis chromosome 3, ASM3712646v1, whole genome shotgun sequence genome encodes:
- the LOC135389631 gene encoding uncharacterized protein LOC135389631, which codes for MSDSSAQRAAAVLLMLLSEEDRPKKARTTWVKKLGMRRESHGAHHHLIDDIIEDPFEYRRYLRMTPDSFEELLRMVKHHIQKEDTNMRESIQPEERLDLTLRFLATGESMRSLHYQYRMGVSTVHSIVYETCSALIKILGQKYIKLPSTAEQWLDVASKFNSTCYYPHCLGAIDGKHITIYCPRNSGSYYYNYKRQFSIILLAVVDADGKALYVNAGTNGRVHDSAVFKRTPFHQKMVNGELILPPNEPLPGEGQTGM